One window of the Suricata suricatta isolate VVHF042 chromosome 7, meerkat_22Aug2017_6uvM2_HiC, whole genome shotgun sequence genome contains the following:
- the FLOT1 gene encoding flotillin-1 isoform X2 has product MRPWWSPVKIQGQNKEMLAAACQMFLGKTEAEIAHIALETLEGHQRAIMAHMTVEEIYKDRQKFSEQVFKVASSDLVNMGISVVSYTLKDIHDDQDYLHSLGKARTAQVQKDARIGEAEAKRDAGIREAKAKQEKVSAQYLSEIEMAKAQRDYELKKAAYDIEVNTRRAQADLAYQLQVAKTKQQIEEQRVQVQVVERAQQVAVQEQEIARREKELEARVRKPAEAERYKLERLAEAEKSQLIMQAEAEAESVRMRGEAEAFAIGARARAEAEQMAKKAEAFQLYQEAAQLDMLLEKLPQVAEEISGPLTSAKKITLVSSGGGAMGAAKVTGEVLDILSRLPESVERLTGVSISQVNHKPLRTA; this is encoded by the exons ATGAGGCCATGGTGGTCTCCG GTGAAAATCCAGGGGCAGAACAAGGAGATGTTGGCAGCTGCCTGCCAGATGTTCCTGGGGAAGACAGAGGCTGAGATTGCCCACATTGCACTGGAGACTCTGGAGGGCCACCAGAGGGCTATCATGGCCCACATGACTGTGGAG GAAATCTATAAGGACAGACAGAAATTCTCAGAGCAAGTTTTCAAAGTGGCCTCCTCAGACCTGGTCAACATGGGCATCAGTGTGGTTAGCTACACCCTGAAGGATATTCATGATGATCAG GATTATTTGCACTCCTTAGGGAAGGCTAGGACAGCTCAAGTCCAAAAAGATGCTCGAATTGGAGAAGCAGAAGCCAAAAGAGATGCTGGGATCCGG GAGGCCAAAGCCAAGCAGGAAAAGGTATCTGCTCAGTACCTGAGTGAGATTGAAATGGCCAAAGCACAGAGAGACTATGAGCTAAAGAAGGCCGCATATGACATCGAGGTCAACACCCGCCGAGCACAGGCTGATTTGGCCTATCAGCTTCAG GTGGCCAAGACTAAGCAGCAGATCGAGGAGCAGCGAGTACAGGTGCAGGTGGTGGAGCGGGCCCAGCAGGTGGCAGTGCAGGAACAGGAGATCGCCCGCCGAGAGAAGGAGCTGGAGGCCCGAGTTCGGAAGCCAGCGGAAGCCGAGCGCTATAAGCTGGAGCGCCTAGCTGAGGCAGAGAA GTCCCAGCTTATTATGCAGGCTGAGGCAGAAGCTGAATCTGTGAGG ATGCGTGGTGAGGCTGAGGCCTTTGCCATAGGGGCTCGAGCCCGGGCGGAGGCCGAGCAGATGGCCAAGAAGGCGGAAGCATTCCAGCTGTACCAAGAGGCTGCTCAGCTGGACATGCTGCTGGAGAAGCTGCCCCAG GTGGCAGAGGAGATCAGTGGTCCCTTGACCTCTGCCAAAAAGATCACACTGGTGTCCAGTGGAGGTGGGGCCATGGGAGCAGCCAAAGTGACCGGGGAAGTACTGGACATACTGAGCCGCTTGCCAGAAAGTGTGGAGAGACTCACAGGCGTCAGCATCTCCCAG GTTAACCACAAGCCTTTGCGAACAGCTTGA
- the TUBB gene encoding tubulin beta chain: MREIVHIQAGQCGNQIGAKFWEVISDEHGIDPTGTYHGDSDLQLDRISVYYNEATGGKYVPRAILVDLEPGTMDSVRSGPFGQIFRPDNFVFGQSGAGNNWAKGHYTEGAELVDSVLDVVRKEAESCDCLQGFQLTHSLGGGTGSGMGTLLISKIREEYPDRIMNTFSVVPSPKVSDTVVEPYNATLSVHQLVENTDETYCIDNEALYDICFRTLKLTTPTYGDLNHLVSATMSGVTTCLRFPGQLNADLRKLAVNMVPFPRLHFFMPGFAPLTSRGSQQYRALTVPELTQQVFDAKNMMAACDPRHGRYLTVAAVFRGRMSMKEVDEQMLNVQNKNSSYFVEWIPNNVKTAVCDIPPRGLKMAVTFIGNSTAIQELFKRISEQFTAMFRRKAFLHWYTGEGMDEMEFTEAESNMNDLVSEYQQYQDATAEEEEDFGEEAEEEA, from the exons atgaGGGAAATCGTGCACATCCAGGCCGGTCAGTGTGGCAACCAGATCGGTGCCAAG TTCTGGGAGGTAATCAGTGATGAACATGGCATTGACCCCACTGGAACCTATCACGGTGACAGTGACCTGCAACTGGACCGCATTTCCGTGTACTACAATGAAGCTACAG GTGGCAAATATGTTCCTCGTGCTATCTTGGTGGATCTAGAACCAGGGACCATGGACTCTGTTCGCTCAGGTCCTTTTGGGCAGATATTCAGACCAGACAACTTTGTTTTCG GTCAGTCTGGGGCAGGCAACAACTGGGCCAAGGGCCACTACACAGAGGGGGCTGAGCTGGTTGACTCAGTCCTGGACGTGGTGCGGAAGGAGGCTGAGAGCTGTGACTGCCTGCAGGGCTTCCAGCTGACCCACTCACTGGGTGGGGGCACAGGCTCTGGAATGGGCACCTTGCTCATCAGCAAGATCCGAGAAGAGTATCCCGACCGCATCATGAACACCTTCAGTGTGGTACCTTCACCCAAAGTGTCTGACACTGTGGTTGAGCCCTACAATGCCACCCTCTCCGTCCATCAGTTGGTAGAGAACACTGATGAGACCTATTGCATTGACAACGAGGCCCTTTACGACATCTGCTTCCGCACTCTCAAGCTGACCACACCAACCTATGGGGACCTGAACCACCTTGTCTCAGCCACCATGAGCGGCGTCACCACCTGCCTCCGCTTCCCTGGTCAGCTCAATGCAGACCTCCGCAAGCTGGCAGTTAACATGGTGCCCTTCCCACGTCTCCACTTCTTCATGCCTGGCTTTGCACCTCTGACCAGCCGTGGAAGCCAGCAGTATCGGGCCCTTACTGTGCCTGAACTCACCCAGCAGGTCTTCGATGCCAAGAACATGATGGCTGCCTGTGACCCCCGCCATGGCCGTTACCTCACTGTGGCTGCTGTGTTCCGCGGGCGGATGTCCATGAAGGAGGTAGATGAACAGATGCTCAATGTGCAAAACAAGAATAGCAGCTACTTTGTGGAGTGGATCCCCAACAATGTCAAGACGGCTGTCTGTGACATCCCACCCCGTGGCCTCAAGATGGCAGTCACCTTCATCGGAAATAGCACGGCCATACAGGAGCTCTTCAAACGCATCTCAGAGCAATTCACAGCCATGTTCCGGCGCAAAGCCTTCCTCCACTGGTATACAGGTGAGGGCATGGACGAGATGGAGTTCACTGAAGCTGAGAGCAACATGAACGACCTTGTCTCCGAGTACCAACAGTACCAGGACGCCACcgcagaagaagaggaagattttGGCGAAGAGGCTGAAGAGGAGGCCTAA
- the FLOT1 gene encoding flotillin-1 isoform X1 — MFFTCGPNEAMVVSGFCRSPPVMVAGGRVFVLPCIQQIQRISLNTLTLNVKSEKVYTRHGVPISVTGIAQVKIQGQNKEMLAAACQMFLGKTEAEIAHIALETLEGHQRAIMAHMTVEEIYKDRQKFSEQVFKVASSDLVNMGISVVSYTLKDIHDDQDYLHSLGKARTAQVQKDARIGEAEAKRDAGIREAKAKQEKVSAQYLSEIEMAKAQRDYELKKAAYDIEVNTRRAQADLAYQLQVAKTKQQIEEQRVQVQVVERAQQVAVQEQEIARREKELEARVRKPAEAERYKLERLAEAEKSQLIMQAEAEAESVRMRGEAEAFAIGARARAEAEQMAKKAEAFQLYQEAAQLDMLLEKLPQVAEEISGPLTSAKKITLVSSGGGAMGAAKVTGEVLDILSRLPESVERLTGVSISQVNHKPLRTA; from the exons ATGTTTTTCACCTGTGGCCCAAATGAGGCCATGGTGGTCTCCG GTTTCTGCCGAAGCCCCCCAGTCATGGTAGCTGGAGGGCGTGTTTTTGTCCTCCCCTGCATCCAGCAGATCCAGAG GATCTCTCTCAACACACTGACCCTCAATGTCAAGAGTGAAAAGGTTTACACTCGCCATGGGGTCCCTATCTCAGTCACTGGCATTGCCCAG GTGAAAATCCAGGGGCAGAACAAGGAGATGTTGGCAGCTGCCTGCCAGATGTTCCTGGGGAAGACAGAGGCTGAGATTGCCCACATTGCACTGGAGACTCTGGAGGGCCACCAGAGGGCTATCATGGCCCACATGACTGTGGAG GAAATCTATAAGGACAGACAGAAATTCTCAGAGCAAGTTTTCAAAGTGGCCTCCTCAGACCTGGTCAACATGGGCATCAGTGTGGTTAGCTACACCCTGAAGGATATTCATGATGATCAG GATTATTTGCACTCCTTAGGGAAGGCTAGGACAGCTCAAGTCCAAAAAGATGCTCGAATTGGAGAAGCAGAAGCCAAAAGAGATGCTGGGATCCGG GAGGCCAAAGCCAAGCAGGAAAAGGTATCTGCTCAGTACCTGAGTGAGATTGAAATGGCCAAAGCACAGAGAGACTATGAGCTAAAGAAGGCCGCATATGACATCGAGGTCAACACCCGCCGAGCACAGGCTGATTTGGCCTATCAGCTTCAG GTGGCCAAGACTAAGCAGCAGATCGAGGAGCAGCGAGTACAGGTGCAGGTGGTGGAGCGGGCCCAGCAGGTGGCAGTGCAGGAACAGGAGATCGCCCGCCGAGAGAAGGAGCTGGAGGCCCGAGTTCGGAAGCCAGCGGAAGCCGAGCGCTATAAGCTGGAGCGCCTAGCTGAGGCAGAGAA GTCCCAGCTTATTATGCAGGCTGAGGCAGAAGCTGAATCTGTGAGG ATGCGTGGTGAGGCTGAGGCCTTTGCCATAGGGGCTCGAGCCCGGGCGGAGGCCGAGCAGATGGCCAAGAAGGCGGAAGCATTCCAGCTGTACCAAGAGGCTGCTCAGCTGGACATGCTGCTGGAGAAGCTGCCCCAG GTGGCAGAGGAGATCAGTGGTCCCTTGACCTCTGCCAAAAAGATCACACTGGTGTCCAGTGGAGGTGGGGCCATGGGAGCAGCCAAAGTGACCGGGGAAGTACTGGACATACTGAGCCGCTTGCCAGAAAGTGTGGAGAGACTCACAGGCGTCAGCATCTCCCAG GTTAACCACAAGCCTTTGCGAACAGCTTGA
- the IER3 gene encoding radiation-inducible immediate-early gene IEX-1: protein MCHSRSSLSTMTVLQAPTPVSSTSPGPRRGSGPEIFTFDPLPEPAVAPAARPSASRGHRKRSRRVLYPRVVRRQLPVEDPNPAKRLLFLLLTIIFCQILMAEEGLPPPLAPEDAPSGSPPTPTSAPPVLEPLNLTSEPSDYALDLSTFLQQHPAAF, encoded by the exons ATGTGTCACTCTCGCAGCTCCCTCTCCACCATGACTGTTCTGCAGGCCCCGACCCCCGTCTCTTCCACCAGCCCCGGACCCCGGCGGGGCTCTGGTCCTGAGATTTTCACCTTCGACCCTCTCCCGGAGCCTGCGGTCGCCCCTGCCGCGCGGCCTAGCGCCTCCCGCGGGCATCGAAAGCGCAGCCGTAGGGTCCTCTACCCACGAGTG GTCCGGCGCCAGCTGCCAGTAGAGGATCCGAACCCTGCCAAAAGgctactttttcttttgctcacCATCATCTTCTGCCAGATCCTGATGGCTGAAGAGGGTCTGCCGCCACCCCTGGCTCCGGAGGACGCTCCCAGCGGCTCACCCCCCACGCCCACATCTGCGCCCCCAGTCCTCGAGCCCCTTAATCTGACCTCTGAGCCGTCGGACTACGCTCTGGACCTCAGCACATTTCTCCAGCAACACCCGGCCGCCTTCTAA